A genome region from Haliotis asinina isolate JCU_RB_2024 chromosome 11, JCU_Hal_asi_v2, whole genome shotgun sequence includes the following:
- the LOC137256446 gene encoding ankyrin repeat domain-containing protein 50-like: METHDNRQLHKACRKGDLGRVKHILFQGSVDVNSRGEKHRKTPLMVAAQEGHVKLVHFFVRKGADVSLVDENGDNVLHMACRGGLMAIVKYIVKHTTVDINSKGMRGSTPLLQTVYCGYMDVFIFLVSKEANVSHVDDDGENILHLACRGGHEYMVRYVLEECSVDINSRGNNGETSLMKAASEGHIHVFRCLMSFGANRHLVDTDGDNILHHASIAGHGNMVVFIVTREMVDINSRGKYERTPLMRAAYYGHREICDLLVRFGGRMDLVDDKGHNILHLSALSGQVEMMKYILSLNTTDIDSRTQTGATPLMKAAYVGHKNVFEFLVSNGANVSHVDDRGDNILHHASFGGHTDMVQYILSQNLVNINSREKYGATPLMKAALIGHINVFEYLVRMKANVSQVDGNGENILHYASLRDDTKMVQYILSREMVNINSRGKHRRTALMKAAYYGKGKVVDLLVREGGLTNIVDVWGNNILHLATLGGHLEIVGYILSQNLVDINDRNKDGDTAAILANRAGRPDMYNLFDSHV, encoded by the coding sequence ATGGAAACCCACGATAACAGACAGCTCCACAAAGCCTGCAGGAAAGGGGACCTGGGCCGAGTGAAACACATCCTGTTCCAAGGTTCGGTTGATGTCAACAGTAGAGGTGAGAAGCACAGAAAGACACCACTTATGGTGGCGGCTCAAGAGggacatgtaaaactagttcACTTTTTCGTACGCaaaggagctgatgtatcacTCGTAGATGAAAACGGAGACAATGTCCTGCACATGGCCTGCAGAGGAGGACTTATGGCTATTGTGAAGTATATAGTCAAACATACTACTGTTGATATTAACAGTAAGGGAATGCGTGGATCAACTCCATTGCTCCAGACTGTATATTGTGGTTACATGGACGTGTTCATTTTCCTAGTGTCCAAGGAAGCTAATGTGTCACACGTGGATGACGATGGTGAGAATATCCTGCACTTGGCATGCAGAGGAGGGCATGAGTATATGGTGAGGTATGTACTCGAGGAATGCAGTGTTGATATTAACAGTAGGGGGAATAACGGAGAAACCTCTCTGATGAAGGCTGCATCAGAAGGACACATACACGTTTTTAGGTGCCTCATGTCATTTGGAGCTAATAGGCATCTCGTGGATACTGACGGAGACAACATACTTCATCATGCTTCAATTGCgggacatggaaacatggttgTGTTTATCGTAACACGAGAGATGGTGGACATTAACAGTAGAGGTAAATACGAGAGGACACCATTGATGAGAGCAGCATATTATGGACATAGAGAAATTTGTGATCTGCTTGTGAGGTTTGGTGGTCGAATGGACTTAGTGGATGATAAGGGTCACAACATCCTTCATCTTTCCGCTTTGAGTGGACAGGTCGAGATGATGAAGTATATCCTTTCCCTAAACACCACAGACATTGACAGTAGAACACAAACGGGAGCAACCCCGCTGATGAAGGCTGCATATGTAGGACACAAAAACGTTTTTGAGTTCCTCGTATCTAATGGAGCTAATGTGTCACATGTTGATGATAGGGGAGACAACATACTTCATCATGCCTCATTCGGGGGCCATACAGACATGGTTCAGTATATCCTGTCACAAAACCTGGTGAATATCAACAGTCGTGAAAAATACGGAGCTACCCCTCTGATGAAGGCTGCTCTTATCGGACACATCAATGTTTTTGAGTACCTCGTGCGCATGAAAGCTAATGTGTCACAGGTTGATGGTAATGGAGAAAACATACTTCATTATGCTTCATTAAGGGATGATACAAAGATGGTTCAGTATATCCTGTCACGAGAAATGGTGAATATCAACAGCAGAGGAAAACACAGGAGGACAGCTTTGATGAAGGCGGCATATTATGGAAAAGGAAAGGTGGTTGATCTGCTTGTGCGTGAAGGTGGTTTAACAAACATAGTAGATGTTTGGGGTAATAACATACTTCATCTGGCCACTTTAGGTGGACATCTGGAGATAGTGGGGTATATCCTTTCACAGAACCTTGTCGACATAAACGACAGGAACAAGGATGGGGACACAGCAGCCATTCTAGCAAACCGTGCAGGAAGACCTGACATGTATAACCTCTTTGATTCTCATGTTTGA